The Leisingera caerulea DSM 24564 genome has a window encoding:
- a CDS encoding AAA family ATPase produces MQILSISGRNLASLADQFKIDLRDEPLRSAGLFAITGETGAGKSTILDAMCLALYGECPRLSSSGINDDVPDASGETIKARDPRGVLRRGAASGYAEVEFIAADGAAYRATWGIRRARNKADGRLQKPERSLTRLSDGQLLASQINAVNDEVVRLTGLQYDEFRRSGLLAQGDFDAFLRADTADRAALLEKVTGTGIYREISKRIYAREGEAREALERLKARQGEHSTLSDEEREALRLESGQLTREIGKADATLKALAADLQKYKDAEAAEARLKEAAAAHSAALQDQEAAASERSFLQQIDIALPIRPAYDRAVNARQQTKQAALSLSQANEALQARSAAALKARDAAQASGHQAAKMEAEFKAFAPLWDQATALDSKIATAGEELSRAQDALREADEALRLATRKAAQLQESRTSHQNALASAEEGLAKFPGLERLASRWDEVRARIDARAKVSKDRAEQQLLNDKAGQAAEKARKEIEKLDEADRQARNRITELSGKDAADSQRLQDIEKDDPQDRMARLTQAQGAVSELRSHTRSADQAQARLKEAEASREAAEAGYAQAEKDAAVAKGRISAEEAAIRALSQPTERAEAAASNAAAQLRVHLEDGEPCPVCGSPDHPLSADEALAELASGMRRELEGHRKALETASKDLSSAQSRLAGFEAQRAHAGKDAESCRGTIASIRSEFSIIREREAVAGISSLIPEEPVGAGPALSEVDVKLQARGQEISALVREASALRAALDQRAKERNRLNSEIEERSTIREGRKEAAALADQEKALSAQRVEALGARLSEITDEIAPALAAARTTPEDLDTDPDEMMRKLTRLCEWWTTQTGIVERTRAALTDLVPEISSAESEKAGAEAARKRAGATVSERSGVRDGLVRERSGLLDGEPTNTHRSRINAARLDAAKRKEEDDQALTSALGQEAAARQKAETAQETVSEAEAALTAAEAALSGELRDAALSPETLSEILALGHAEVSALRAKLRDTDDRVTRTSSALQERKADHERLMAAGLPAISKEDVSARMAAEEKGQTERRARIGLIQGRLETDDLARTRLQGLLRDIEKQKAECDTWIPVNAAVGSSSGNKFARIAQLVTLSVLVERANTHLALLKPRYELIQGGEDLALHVIDHDMGDEIRSTRSLSGGERFLISLSLALALSGLGRQGAIAATLFIDEGFGSLDADSLDIAIEALEALQSQGRTIGVISHVEAMKDRIPVQVQVRRTGSGKSLVEVGLAA; encoded by the coding sequence ATGCAGATCCTGTCCATCAGCGGGCGCAATCTCGCCAGCCTGGCCGATCAATTCAAGATCGACCTGCGCGATGAACCGCTCCGGTCAGCGGGCCTCTTTGCCATCACTGGCGAGACCGGTGCAGGCAAATCAACCATCCTGGATGCCATGTGCCTGGCGCTGTACGGGGAATGCCCCCGGCTGAGCTCTTCCGGCATCAATGATGACGTGCCCGATGCGTCCGGGGAAACCATCAAGGCCCGCGACCCGCGCGGCGTGCTCCGCCGGGGCGCTGCATCTGGATATGCGGAAGTCGAATTCATTGCCGCGGATGGCGCAGCCTACCGGGCGACATGGGGCATCCGTCGCGCGCGCAACAAAGCCGATGGGCGCCTGCAGAAACCTGAACGCAGCCTGACCCGGCTTTCGGACGGCCAGCTGCTGGCCTCTCAGATCAATGCGGTCAATGACGAAGTGGTGCGCCTGACAGGCCTGCAATACGATGAGTTCCGCCGCAGCGGCCTGCTCGCCCAAGGCGATTTCGACGCCTTCCTGCGTGCCGACACCGCAGATCGTGCCGCCCTTCTGGAAAAGGTCACCGGGACCGGGATCTACCGCGAGATCTCGAAGCGGATCTATGCCCGGGAAGGTGAGGCGCGGGAAGCTTTGGAGAGGCTCAAGGCGCGGCAAGGTGAACACAGCACGCTCTCGGACGAGGAGCGCGAAGCTCTCCGCCTGGAAAGCGGGCAGCTGACCCGGGAGATCGGTAAAGCAGACGCCACTCTCAAAGCGCTTGCTGCCGATCTTCAGAAGTACAAGGATGCCGAGGCTGCCGAGGCCCGGTTGAAAGAGGCCGCCGCAGCTCATAGCGCGGCTCTTCAGGATCAGGAGGCCGCCGCCTCCGAACGCTCCTTCCTGCAGCAGATCGACATCGCATTGCCGATCCGTCCGGCATACGACCGGGCCGTGAACGCCCGGCAGCAGACCAAACAGGCCGCGCTTTCCCTGAGCCAGGCCAATGAGGCGCTGCAAGCCCGGTCAGCTGCCGCCCTGAAGGCGCGCGACGCGGCTCAGGCTTCCGGGCATCAGGCCGCCAAAATGGAGGCAGAATTCAAAGCCTTCGCTCCCCTCTGGGATCAGGCGACTGCCCTCGACAGCAAGATCGCAACAGCTGGCGAGGAGCTGAGCCGCGCGCAAGATGCGCTCCGGGAAGCGGATGAGGCCCTCAGGCTGGCCACCAGGAAAGCAGCGCAGCTGCAAGAATCACGGACATCCCATCAGAACGCTTTGGCATCCGCTGAAGAGGGGCTGGCCAAATTCCCGGGACTGGAAAGACTGGCATCCCGCTGGGATGAGGTGCGCGCGCGGATCGATGCCCGCGCGAAGGTCTCAAAGGACCGCGCCGAGCAGCAGCTCCTGAACGACAAGGCGGGACAGGCAGCCGAAAAGGCACGCAAGGAGATCGAAAAACTCGACGAGGCGGACCGGCAGGCGCGCAACCGCATCACCGAGCTGTCCGGGAAAGATGCCGCTGACAGCCAGCGCCTTCAGGATATCGAGAAGGATGACCCTCAGGACCGGATGGCCCGGCTGACACAGGCTCAGGGCGCGGTGAGCGAACTGCGCAGCCACACGCGCTCTGCGGATCAGGCTCAGGCGCGCCTGAAGGAAGCAGAGGCTTCCCGGGAGGCCGCCGAGGCCGGTTATGCCCAGGCCGAAAAGGACGCTGCGGTTGCCAAAGGCCGCATCAGCGCTGAGGAAGCTGCCATCCGGGCGCTCTCTCAGCCGACCGAGAGGGCGGAAGCGGCCGCCTCCAATGCAGCCGCCCAGCTCCGTGTTCATCTTGAAGATGGGGAACCGTGCCCGGTCTGTGGCTCCCCGGACCACCCCTTGAGCGCAGATGAAGCGCTGGCGGAGCTTGCTTCCGGGATGCGCCGTGAGCTTGAAGGCCATCGCAAGGCGCTCGAAACGGCCTCCAAAGATCTGTCTTCGGCACAATCCCGGCTTGCCGGCTTTGAAGCCCAGAGGGCACATGCCGGCAAGGACGCGGAAAGCTGCCGGGGGACGATTGCCAGCATCCGGTCAGAATTCAGTATCATCCGGGAACGCGAAGCTGTCGCCGGAATTTCCAGCCTCATCCCGGAAGAACCGGTGGGTGCAGGCCCCGCACTGTCGGAAGTCGACGTAAAGCTTCAAGCGCGCGGCCAGGAAATCAGCGCCCTTGTTCGAGAGGCCAGCGCATTGCGTGCTGCACTCGACCAGCGCGCCAAGGAGCGAAACCGGCTCAATTCTGAAATCGAAGAGCGGAGCACTATCCGGGAAGGCCGCAAAGAAGCAGCTGCACTGGCAGATCAGGAAAAGGCCCTCTCAGCGCAGAGGGTCGAAGCCCTGGGCGCACGCCTTAGCGAGATCACTGATGAGATCGCGCCAGCTCTTGCCGCCGCCCGCACCACCCCGGAGGATCTGGACACGGATCCGGATGAAATGATGCGCAAGCTCACCCGCCTGTGCGAATGGTGGACGACCCAAACCGGGATCGTTGAACGGACCAGGGCGGCTTTGACGGATCTTGTTCCGGAAATCTCTTCGGCTGAGAGCGAGAAGGCGGGCGCCGAGGCGGCCCGGAAGCGGGCGGGTGCCACAGTTTCCGAACGCTCGGGTGTCCGGGATGGGCTTGTCCGGGAGCGTTCCGGTCTCTTGGACGGTGAGCCAACCAATACGCACCGGAGCCGGATCAATGCAGCGCGCCTGGATGCAGCCAAACGCAAGGAGGAGGACGATCAGGCTCTGACTTCCGCGTTGGGACAGGAGGCCGCCGCCCGGCAGAAGGCCGAAACGGCGCAGGAAACCGTGTCGGAAGCAGAGGCCGCGCTGACAGCCGCGGAGGCGGCCCTTTCCGGAGAGCTTCGTGATGCTGCGCTATCCCCGGAGACCCTCTCTGAGATCCTCGCTTTGGGCCATGCTGAGGTGAGCGCACTTCGCGCGAAACTTCGCGACACGGATGACCGTGTGACCCGGACGTCATCGGCGCTTCAGGAGCGTAAAGCGGATCACGAGCGCCTTATGGCCGCCGGCCTGCCAGCGATCTCCAAAGAGGATGTTTCGGCCAGAATGGCTGCGGAAGAGAAGGGGCAGACTGAGCGCCGCGCCCGGATCGGCCTGATCCAGGGCCGCCTGGAAACGGATGACCTTGCCAGAACCCGCCTTCAGGGACTGCTGCGCGACATCGAGAAGCAGAAGGCCGAATGCGATACCTGGATCCCGGTGAACGCGGCGGTCGGCTCAAGCAGCGGCAACAAATTCGCCCGCATCGCCCAGCTCGTGACCCTGTCTGTGCTTGTGGAGCGCGCCAACACGCATCTCGCCCTGCTCAAACCCCGTTATGAGCTGATCCAGGGCGGTGAAGACCTCGCGCTGCATGTCATCGATCATGACATGGGGGATGAGATCAGATCGACCCGCTCCCTCTCGGGCGGTGAACGCTTCCTTATCTCCCTCTCCCTGGCTCTGGCTCTGTCGGGCCTGGGGCGGCAGGGCGCAATTGCAGCCACGCTCTTCATCGACGAGGGCTTTGGAAGCCTTGATGCGGACTCTCTCGACATTGCCATCGAGGCGCTTGAAGCGCTGCAAAGCCAGGGCCGCACCATCGGCGTCATTTCTCACGTCGAGGCCATGAAGGACAGGATCCCCGTGCAGGTCCAGGTGCGCCGCACCGGTAGCGGGAAAAGCCTTGTGGAAGTCGGGCTGGCCGCATGA
- a CDS encoding exonuclease SbcCD subunit D produces MSGTASEDELRFLHTADWHLGHSLNGWARDGEHRVFFERLARIIEEEQVDVLLVSGDIYDGINPSGESQKILFDALAEFRRRRPDLLIIMTSGNHDPAGRLEAPEAILSGQGTKVIGTVRRQDEDVDLQRHIIEVPGPDGAPAAVVMAVPFLRAADMPGLSFADSDPGRSPIVDAARSLHRQMAAAARAAAGDLPIIAMGHLTCIGGEESEGAERRILIGGEHALPIDVFDEDIAYVALGHLHGPQSLDGGRIRYSGSCFPLSAAEIRYRHGVTLIDLADGNVEWRHVEIPRPAEFYRLPATGNMSLDEFRVALDALDLDPETPADLQPFVYGTLSADGPASVILAEAEAVLSGYPVRTAGLKVQRDVANDAPVVKVASLQDTTPEKLFIEAFRKINDTDPEARHLAAFRDAAAEV; encoded by the coding sequence TTGTCCGGGACTGCTTCGGAGGATGAATTGCGGTTTCTGCACACGGCTGACTGGCACTTGGGACACAGCTTGAATGGGTGGGCGCGCGATGGCGAGCACAGGGTGTTCTTTGAACGCCTGGCCCGGATCATCGAGGAAGAGCAGGTTGATGTGCTCCTCGTTTCCGGGGACATCTACGATGGCATCAATCCTTCCGGGGAAAGCCAGAAGATCCTCTTCGATGCACTGGCAGAGTTCCGCAGGCGGCGACCGGACCTCCTGATCATCATGACATCGGGAAACCACGATCCCGCAGGCCGTCTCGAGGCCCCGGAGGCCATTTTGTCCGGGCAGGGCACCAAGGTCATCGGTACGGTCCGCCGCCAGGATGAAGACGTCGACCTGCAGCGCCACATCATCGAGGTGCCGGGCCCGGACGGGGCTCCGGCCGCTGTGGTCATGGCGGTGCCGTTCCTTCGCGCCGCGGATATGCCGGGGCTCTCATTTGCGGACTCCGACCCGGGCCGATCTCCAATTGTTGATGCCGCGCGCAGCCTTCACCGGCAAATGGCCGCGGCTGCCCGCGCCGCTGCCGGGGATCTTCCCATCATCGCGATGGGGCATCTGACGTGCATTGGCGGCGAGGAAAGCGAGGGCGCAGAACGGCGCATCCTGATCGGCGGCGAACACGCGCTGCCGATCGATGTCTTCGATGAAGACATCGCATATGTTGCCTTGGGCCATCTGCACGGCCCCCAATCGCTCGACGGCGGACGGATCCGGTATTCCGGCTCCTGTTTTCCGCTTTCCGCCGCAGAGATCCGTTACCGCCACGGGGTAACCCTGATTGATCTTGCTGATGGCAATGTGGAATGGCGCCATGTCGAAATTCCGCGACCGGCAGAATTCTACCGCCTGCCCGCAACCGGCAACATGTCCCTCGATGAATTCCGGGTCGCACTTGATGCTTTGGACCTTGACCCGGAGACGCCTGCGGATCTGCAGCCCTTTGTCTATGGGACATTGTCGGCGGATGGCCCCGCCTCGGTCATTCTTGCAGAAGCCGAAGCGGTTCTTTCCGGGTATCCGGTACGGACGGCCGGGCTGAAAGTGCAGCGCGATGTTGCAAATGATGCACCTGTTGTGAAGGTTGCCTCCCTTCAGGACACGACTCCTGAGAAGCTCTTCATCGAAGCTTTCCGGAAAATCAATGACACCGACCCCGAGGCGCGGCATCTCGCAGCGTTCCGGGATGCTGCGGCGGAGGTTTGA